TACTGTTTTGTGAAATGCCTCGCTCAGTGGAACATTATTTCTTATCACAGTTTCTTTTAACTTCAGATTTGTCTATGATATGGTTCAACAGGGAATGGCAGTCGTTGCAGCCAGAGCGACAAGGTTGCCCATATATTCTTCTTTTGCCAAAGAAGGAAATCTTAGTGACCTATTTGCAAAAGGCGAGGCCATCTCAACTCTTTTTAACGTCCTTGGAATAGGAGCAGGTATCCAGTTAGCCTCTACAATTTGTTCATCAACGCAAGCGAAGGTACATCACATTTATCCTAAACTGATGCATGGTATCTGGTTTTTGACTAGTTGTAATGCATTTTCCTCGAAAAGTAGTAAAGTTGCAGGCTATCACATCCGAGGTTTTACATATTTAGAAGATGGTGATATCCAAATGAGCATTATACCAAGTTTTACGGTTATTGGTGTCCATTTTTTTGGAACATGAAGCTTCCTGTAGTTGAGACACTGAGTATTGGAGACTGATTCATGTCTCATGCAGCTACAGATTCTCAGAAATATTTTAGCTGCATTACTGCATGTGTTTTCCCACTTTATCATTAAAGTTCCCGAATGATGTTTAACTTcgtctttttttgtttggtacgTGTAGTGGATCAGGCCATTTGAGAAATGTGTTCCGTGATCTTTATCATGGTTTGTATCTTGCAGTTGGTTGTTGGACCTCTTCTATCTGTCATACATGTATATTGTGTAGTTGAAGAAATGAGAGCTACTCCGGTCAACACTTTGAATCCTCAAAGAACTGCAATGGTTGTGGCTGATTATCTGATGGTTTGTAATTGAAATGCAAAGCTTAATAGTCCATGCATATTTGTCTATGAATGTAATTTATTCTTCAACTGGAATTTAACCAGACCGGGAAAATTTCAAGCCCTGCTGATCTAAGATACCGGGAAGATCTCCTATTTCCAGGGCGACTGATAGAGGATGCTGGTAATGTTAAAGTGGGAAAGGCCGTACACATGATTGTTAAGCCTTCAAAACTTCGTGAACTCAAAGAAATATTCCCCGACGAGAAATTTATTATAAATCGCGGAATTAGATGGACCGATATGGTATTGGTGCATAATGCTACAGCTGAAGATGCATTAAGGGGCTGGCTAGTTGCTGCATATGCTGCAAACATGGAGAAGTCTATTCACGGTTCAAGGGCTAATGTCCTACAACAGGCTTACGAGAGGATGAACGGTGTGTTCTCTTCATTTCTGTCCGAACTGCAGTCAAAAGGGTGGCATACTGATCGGTTTCTTGATGGTACTGGAAGCCGTTTTGCATGGTAGTATCACACAGGTTCaggttcttttttgtttttctcagGATGCAGTGATATTGTAACTTGAAACAATGGAGTTCGATGATGGTTTACGAGCATTTTGCTTTCTTTGAGTATTATTACATCTGAAGGGGAAGGTATTaattgttcaagaaaaaagGACAGTATTAGCTCCTAACGCAAATTCAGTTTGTACTTTCGCTGCCGGCTTTCATATGATTTGTCATCAAAGGGATAAGTTCCCTATCTGGGAAAAACATTGGTTCATTGGATGCCACGCCTGTATGAGATTCATCTTCACTATGTGTATTTTGTTTGTACATTGGAGTTCAGACACAAGAAAAAAGACAGTACAAATGTGAGAAGATTACTTGCGTTATAGATAACCTATTATCTACTTTGTTTTACTCTATTCGACTTCTTACCTTTGTTTgggtttcttcttttctttcatctGATATATATGGTTCTAAAAAGCTGCACTTGAGATTTATTGCAGAATTGTTTTAATCCGAGTTTGCTAGAAGTTCAGCCTTTGAGTCTTTGGCTAAGTTCAACTTTTGGATTTTGGTGAGAACTCACGTTTTTGTTAACTGTATTGTGTGCAAAAGGAGTCGACACTCATAAATAGAAGGATAAGGAAATGTTCTGATCTATTGACTTTGATTTGCTTACTTTCTGCTCCAGAAGTAATTTTTGGGATGATAAAGTAGTTGGAGATGATAATCTGTTTTTCTGTCAATTGCTGgaattgttcaaattttttctagTTTGAGGTCAGGATGTCAAAACCAGGATTGCATTTGATTACGGTTCATGACTCCATGAGTGATACAAGTTCCACCAACAGAGTTTGCCGTTCCCTTGAGGGAAGTGCTCAGATTTACCATGTAAAGAACCCTGGAAGATGTAAGTTACTCATTTCTGCAGTCTCTTTAAGCCAAATTTTCTCTTGAAGAATGAATTGTGTTTGGGTTTACCTCAttatctgttttgttttttttgtttttttttgttttgacaagACCTCATTATCTGTTTGTTGATTCTTCTAGTCTTTATACTTAAGCAGCTTGTCACTACCATATTTGGTCGGGTGTAAGGTCCCCGTTATGATAATCACTGTGATAGAAATGTCCTAAACCTGTATTTTGGCTAGGATATTTTGATGCTTCATGTGATGTTGGTATACATTCTATCTCAGGATTCTCATGTTGCtccaattttttcttgcaaTGTTGAGCTTTACCGTATGGGAAGTGTATGAACACAACCGCATGCACAACATTTTGCGCAACAAAAATGatattcacacaacaatccaaacgcAACAATTTACACAACCCCTCACatgcatgtgggctccacatacactactatgtgtgggccccacatatatgtgagaggttgtataagttgttgtgtttggattgttgtgtgagtagcatcttTGTTTACGCAATATGAGGCATGTTGCGAAAAATGGCAGTGTACCAATGAAATGCTGCCACATACCAATGAAATGCTGCCACATGGGCATGTTGCGTAAAATGTTGTGCTGGACTGCTCGGGGCTAATCAAATAGGAGTATTACTTTAGTCAATACATATATGCCCTTTGCATGATCTTGCATGTGGTTAATTGAATACTACTCTTATGCACGTTcacttggttttgttttctttcaaaTTGGGAAATTGACAAACTTAGCTTCCAAGAAAAACTGCGCTGGACTGAGCAGGACAAATAAATTACTTGTAATGATTTTCATATTCTCAGGTACCCCGGGAGAGGAAAAATTAGAGGCAAATTCTTAGttatctttgttttttcaatGTTTTGAGTGGATTAGAAGGTATCACTGATTCACAAGTTTAATCTCTTCtagaaattgagaaatttcAGTAGTCTGCCTCGAAAGGGTGTGCAGCGGCGTGGTATGGTAATTGTTGATTTTCAATTGAACAGGTCAGTTGGACCATGGAGTCCGGTGTCATAAAATGAAACCTACACTAGTATTATGTTCTCCAAATAAAATTTCCGGCATCTGACAACCGCTTTTCTCCCTGATTTCCAGAGAAACTGGTTTTTGGCTCGAATCGTTGATATGTGGTGCCTccgtttgtatttttttaagtcACTTTGACGAGCCGTTTGCTTTGaagtgagagagaaaaagtggTCACACCATGTTTTggggagttgagttttgttcacccccACTCaagagggtgaatattaccctcctttctattggttgaaatggtgtggatttcaccacaaagtgatgtcatgcttatcaaaaagtgtattgcatggtaagtatgacatcactttgtggtgggatccacaccatttcattcaataggaaggagggtaatgttcaccctccttaaaagagggtgaacaaaattgcactacTCGTTTGTATGGGCCACCATTTAGGAAAAAAATCTCCAAGTCCTATGTAATAGCATGCATTATGGTGCTAGTGCCTGTCCTTTTATTTACTCTCTCGGTGTCCTTGAAGTCCTATATTGAACATAGTCGGTCCCAAGCACGAAAGGACTAGGGTTCCGTGTTAGTTAGCTTGACAACCAGCACGTAACCGGGGAAGAGCCATGCAGCCCATGGCTCAGTTTGGTCCTAATGGCTAAACAGACAATGAGGTGTCTCATAAGTAAATTATACAGTATATATGTAAGCATGAAGACACAAAACCAGTAACATGATTTGAGTTAACAAGTAATGGAGGCAAAATTTTGATGCAATTAAGTGTAAGAGTGAATCCTATCCAGTAAACTTTTCAACCTAGGGAGGCCGGTAGTGTCCCTCAAGATTGCTCATTGACATAAGTAGCTAGCTAGGGCTGAAGTATCCTCTAAGTTACTCAAGTGCAGCTGAAGTGTCCTCTACTTCTAGTCTAGTAGACTTTCTGGGATCCCTTCAAAAGCTTGGCactaataacattttttttttttaaaacctttgGGAGAAAAGGTCAAAATTTTGGATATAATGCTCGAATTCAATTAGTCATAAGACTCGCAACTCGGTCCTAATAGGGTTGCTTGGCATCATTACATAGCGTTCAATGTATCAAATTGTGTACCACAAGAggataaataaaagaaagtggGGAGAGCATGGCATTGAAATGACTGTACAATTCGTTTTTGCATCTGCAAATTCCGGGGCGTGATCCGAAGTTAAGAGACCTTTGGCTCAATGGCATCGCAGGGGGTGCACTTAGGTACTTAGGTGTTACCGTGTTAGGGGAAAAGAGGTCAGGAGTTTAACTTTCTTCCAATGTGCTAATCTGACTGTTTTAACAATATTGACtttcgccgatcaaaaaataatttggagGGCCTGAAGCTTGAAAAATTATTATCCAAAAGCCTTTCATCCCAATTAATTGGAGTGGTAGAAGGTTAAAAACGTGTTAATGGTAGATATGTATATGACTTTTCAAGATTTCTAAAGCGACGATAGAAACACGTACGTTCTGGTTAAATCCTGCATATATTTCAATGGAATGATGTGATTTTTGGggaaaataatactcctacatTGAACGATgtgatttttggaaaaattataaattgaaaagtgaAATTTGGGATAATTCTGGATATTGAATATGGAGAGTTCACTCCTATTTTTCATTTGTGTATTTGTGCCGACTTCTTTGCCTTTAGGTGATGTTCCACGTTTGACTGGACATTAATTTATAGTAGTCTTTTCAAAAGGGACAGAAAATCAACTGGCCTctaattttagagttttttttttttgaacactgCCTTTTTTGTTGACCTATTCACAAATATCATGTTTAATATAGGATGTTGATTTTAGTACTCCACTTTTGTACgcaggcgctccacttttaacgtgaagcTTCATGCACAAATGGAGCGCTTGCATATAAAACTGGAgcgcaaaaatcaatttccttaatATAAGTTCGAAAACTCTTAACAATCCAATACTTCAAGTCTTCAACATCAGATGTCGATTGCTTCCCTCGTGTGCATTGATTTTAGTTTTGTAAATCTAGACATATGCTTTTTACACGTTCATATTATGGCATGAGACTTTTCACAACAATGCTTAGGTGGCACAGAATCATTGGGCAATAGATGAGATGCCATTTTATATTGTCTAGTGATACAGTCTATAAAATGCCACCTAAACATGTTGTATATATAGTTACGCAAAGTATTGTGCTATAATAGATTTTCCCAAAAATGGATTGGGTTATGTAACAGTCAAAGAGCTCATTCCATGTTTTTGTCTGATTACAAAGCAAGTGTTGTTGCGCGCATTTTTCCATGATAACTTAAGGTGTTGGACCAGTTTATGCAATaaagctccgtttgtttcgatgtaaaatattttataatgtaaaatatttttcacgcaaaatatttttttagaaaaccaactttaaacttttatttttcggtgtttggtggcacttgaaaaatatttttcagaagtcgacaaaatagtgtagagagatagagaggaggCTTAAACGGTAGAGAGATCTGAGAAAATTGGAATTGCACATGGGTCAGAACTGACGATCGAGAaaattgagcagtgagaattgcagtagaaggcagcgggttcgtttcggaaaataacttacgtaAGATTTAAAggtaagttattttcatccaattaatagaaaatgttttacatgtaaaatatttttcttatttttttcacatCTAAACActggaaaataggtaaaacattttatcgaaaaatattttacgcccaaacaaacggagcctaagtgtcATTGCATTGGTATAAAGCAAATACAAATTACGAGGCCATAGTCTtgggaaaacaaaaatcaaaaccaccaccaaataaagaaaagtaacaaaaaaggataaacgaaaatattaaaagtcaaaaggattaaaaataCCATTCCTTTCATGGATGTGGATTATGGACCATGAGATTGCATTGgtataaagaaaacaaaaaaggataAACTAAAATATTAAAAGTCAAGAGGATTAAAAATACCATTCCTTTCATGGATGTGGTTGCAGAAGTAGTCAAATATGCTACAAGCGTACTTACATACTCGTTGCTATGTTGCCGTCTCCGCTGTTGCTGAAGATATACTAGTTCGCCAGCCGTCGCGCCGATTGCCGATGACGAACTGTTAGATATACTAACCACCGTAACTTGTGTCTTTTTCTATGTTAATTGTACATTGTCCCTATTTGTTGTGTTATTTATCCATGCGTAGAACCGGGACCGATTTTTGAGAGGGTGGTAATTATAATTCCCATATCCATTCAAAATTCCCAGGTGGACCCAACCATTAGTCATTCATTCAGTAAACTAAATAAGTGAAAAAGATAACCATGTAGGCAACTAGCTAGTCTCTTCGTTTCTTGTCTTATTATTCTTTAATTTTAGGCTGAGAAGACCAGTTGGTAAAACACCAACCAGCTGTTTCacctttttgtcatttttttaattcggaaattggaatataccgAATATTGACTACGCATATGTGTtctccattttttgaaaaaaccaaCGAGGCTGGTTGGCTGATATCATGTACTACTACTTTTTATTCTGCACGTTCCCACGTTTCATTTGACCATTTGGAGTCCAATTATTACATCATGGCagaaaagtagagagagagagagagagagagagagagagagagagagatattccgGGAAGGCGGTAGCAGTACATGCCTCTTTTGAAAATCATGCACGTTCTTTGAACTTCAATTGGGGCGGAATTTTCCACCATGAATATATCATGATAA
The sequence above is a segment of the Rhododendron vialii isolate Sample 1 chromosome 13a, ASM3025357v1 genome. Coding sequences within it:
- the LOC131313059 gene encoding protein root UVB sensitive 2, chloroplastic isoform X2, coding for MLPSITQHYKHKMTVVDDSRPVIHRMVESFQNKFFPSGYPYSVNEGYLRYTQFRAMQHFTSAALSVLSTQSLLFAAGLRPTPAQATVVSWVLKDGMQHVGKLICSSLGARMDSEPKRWRILADVLYDLGTGLEVLSPLCPHLFLEMAGLGNFAKGMAVVAARATRLPIYSSFAKEGNLSDLFAKGEAISTLFNVLGIGAGIQLASTICSSTQAKLVVGPLLSVIHVYCVVEEMRATPVNTLNPQRTAMVVADYLMTGKISSPADLRYREDLLFPGRLIEDAGNVKVGKAVHMIVKPSKLRELKEIFPDEKFIINRGIRWTDMVLVHNATAEDALRGWLVAAYAANMEKSIHGSRANVLQQAYERMNGVFSSFLSELQSKGWHTDRFLDGTGSRFAW
- the LOC131313059 gene encoding protein root UVB sensitive 2, chloroplastic isoform X1, translating into MNLLGKITMKKKREGEDSRPPPPERGPVSWIETSESVSRLYQFESPAQLSMTVVDDSRPVIHRMVESFQNKFFPSGYPYSVNEGYLRYTQFRAMQHFTSAALSVLSTQSLLFAAGLRPTPAQATVVSWVLKDGMQHVGKLICSSLGARMDSEPKRWRILADVLYDLGTGLEVLSPLCPHLFLEMAGLGNFAKGMAVVAARATRLPIYSSFAKEGNLSDLFAKGEAISTLFNVLGIGAGIQLASTICSSTQAKLVVGPLLSVIHVYCVVEEMRATPVNTLNPQRTAMVVADYLMTGKISSPADLRYREDLLFPGRLIEDAGNVKVGKAVHMIVKPSKLRELKEIFPDEKFIINRGIRWTDMVLVHNATAEDALRGWLVAAYAANMEKSIHGSRANVLQQAYERMNGVFSSFLSELQSKGWHTDRFLDGTGSRFAW